The Pontibacillus halophilus JSM 076056 = DSM 19796 genome includes a region encoding these proteins:
- a CDS encoding glycoside hydrolase family 31 protein: protein MSKSKTLTSFAVASMAATALIPTAAPQQVEAVADTYPEKELDKSKAEKEKLQVQSVNTVENGIELSLNDDYQAFIRLKAEDLAKVTLLKQGEKEEDTIAVDNKEWDTPSFEVEEDEETITLKTSEITVKIHKEPFGVKFLDKEGNVINEDNEQYGMGYEEGKPYVFRNTTEQEAFYGFGEQTGGLNKRGESIGMWNNDAYDYSKDTKYLYTTVPFFIGLKEEKAYGIFFDNSHRSYYEMASESDDYYYFYANDGQLTYYFAYGPEVEDVVERYTELTGTVQRPPKWSLGLHQSKWGYKTADEIKGIVDTYREKDIPLDAVHLDIDHMNGFRNFTWGEDFTKDPAQFNEYLDEQGVQSVAVSDPGIKKDPGYHMYDEGTEKEYWATNPDGSPYVGEVWPGDSVFPDFAREEVRDWWADSHDVLMDAGVDGVWNDMNEPAVFDTPTKTQPLDVQYGDMDHSEFHNMFAHYEAIATDKAFDVNQPNKRPFVLTRDMYAGSQKYATLWTGDNASTWEALQMTTPMNNNVGLSGISFVGNDIGGFAKRPSGELFARWIQMGVFNPFARIHADNGSTVAFDTEAKDIPGQEPWQYGQDVEDISKKYIEMRYKLMPYLYNAFIQASKDGTPVQQPLVYQFQEDEKTHNLDQQFMFGDSMMVAPIVEEGANSKEVYLPEGQQWIDYWTGEVHDGGQTITKEADLSTLPLYVKQDSIVPHRNVQQYTGEKQLQNLLLDAHVKNESTYTFIEDDGSTEDYKDGEYNETTFHIEKKNDFMYRFKQEKHVTDYDSELESYTLKLHDVEAPKFVRAGGALYKEVTSVEEVKAQQESYYYDEEAKTLYTTIPADEQHHVTMFVDGKENLKKRIQKKIEKFEQLKDQNSTSLSSWNQETSFSFAQHVRQKVKERFRSVGVRDEHDLARDIEELMED, encoded by the coding sequence ATGAGCAAGTCGAAAACGTTAACCAGTTTTGCCGTTGCATCAATGGCAGCAACAGCCCTAATCCCAACAGCCGCTCCACAACAAGTTGAAGCCGTTGCGGATACGTATCCGGAGAAGGAATTGGATAAGAGTAAAGCCGAGAAGGAAAAACTCCAAGTTCAATCTGTGAACACAGTAGAGAATGGTATTGAACTTAGCCTAAACGACGATTATCAAGCCTTTATTCGATTGAAAGCTGAGGACTTAGCGAAAGTGACCCTTCTTAAACAAGGGGAGAAAGAAGAAGACACAATCGCTGTTGACAACAAAGAATGGGACACGCCTTCCTTTGAAGTGGAAGAAGATGAAGAAACGATTACACTAAAGACATCTGAAATTACGGTCAAGATACATAAGGAGCCGTTTGGCGTCAAATTCCTAGACAAAGAAGGCAATGTCATTAATGAAGACAATGAACAATATGGCATGGGGTATGAAGAAGGCAAACCTTACGTGTTTAGAAACACGACCGAACAGGAAGCCTTCTATGGATTTGGTGAGCAGACAGGCGGTTTGAACAAGCGCGGCGAAAGCATTGGCATGTGGAACAACGATGCTTATGACTATAGTAAAGATACGAAATATTTATATACAACCGTGCCTTTCTTCATTGGACTGAAAGAAGAGAAAGCTTACGGAATCTTCTTTGATAATAGTCACCGCTCTTACTATGAGATGGCGAGTGAGAGTGACGATTACTACTACTTTTATGCGAATGATGGTCAGCTAACCTATTACTTTGCTTATGGACCAGAGGTAGAAGATGTAGTGGAGCGTTACACGGAGTTAACGGGAACGGTTCAGCGCCCTCCTAAATGGTCACTTGGTCTTCACCAAAGTAAGTGGGGCTATAAGACAGCAGATGAGATTAAAGGCATTGTAGATACATATCGAGAGAAGGACATCCCTCTTGACGCTGTTCATTTAGATATCGACCATATGAACGGATTCCGTAATTTCACTTGGGGTGAGGACTTCACTAAAGACCCTGCTCAATTTAATGAGTACCTTGATGAGCAAGGCGTTCAATCCGTAGCAGTAAGTGACCCTGGAATTAAGAAAGACCCAGGCTATCATATGTATGACGAAGGTACCGAGAAGGAGTATTGGGCAACAAATCCTGATGGCAGTCCTTATGTAGGAGAAGTGTGGCCAGGAGATTCAGTCTTCCCTGACTTTGCACGTGAAGAAGTTCGCGATTGGTGGGCAGACAGCCACGATGTATTAATGGATGCAGGCGTTGATGGCGTATGGAATGACATGAACGAGCCAGCTGTATTCGATACTCCTACGAAAACCCAGCCATTGGATGTTCAATATGGGGACATGGACCATTCTGAATTTCATAATATGTTCGCTCATTACGAAGCGATCGCAACGGACAAAGCATTTGATGTCAACCAACCGAACAAGCGTCCATTTGTATTAACACGTGATATGTATGCTGGTTCTCAGAAGTATGCAACACTTTGGACGGGTGACAATGCGAGTACATGGGAAGCGCTGCAAATGACTACGCCAATGAATAACAACGTTGGTCTATCCGGTATTTCATTCGTAGGTAACGATATCGGCGGCTTTGCCAAGCGACCTTCCGGTGAATTATTTGCGCGTTGGATCCAAATGGGCGTCTTCAATCCGTTCGCTCGTATTCACGCAGATAATGGAAGTACAGTCGCTTTCGATACAGAAGCTAAAGACATTCCTGGACAAGAACCATGGCAATATGGCCAAGATGTAGAGGACATTAGCAAGAAATACATTGAGATGCGCTATAAGCTTATGCCTTACTTATACAACGCGTTTATTCAAGCTAGTAAAGATGGTACACCGGTGCAGCAGCCTCTTGTGTATCAGTTCCAAGAAGACGAGAAGACACACAACTTGGACCAACAGTTTATGTTTGGGGATTCCATGATGGTGGCGCCAATCGTTGAGGAAGGTGCTAACTCTAAAGAAGTCTACTTGCCAGAAGGTCAGCAATGGATTGATTATTGGACCGGGGAAGTACATGATGGTGGACAGACAATTACGAAGGAAGCTGATTTAAGTACCTTACCTCTATATGTGAAACAAGATTCCATTGTGCCTCATCGAAATGTGCAGCAGTATACAGGAGAGAAGCAGCTTCAGAACCTTCTACTCGACGCACACGTGAAGAATGAATCCACGTATACCTTTATTGAAGATGATGGTTCAACTGAAGATTATAAGGATGGCGAGTATAACGAAACGACCTTCCATATTGAGAAGAAGAACGACTTCATGTACCGATTTAAACAAGAAAAACACGTAACGGATTATGACTCAGAACTAGAATCTTATACCCTAAAGCTCCATGATGTAGAAGCTCCAAAATTCGTTCGTGCAGGCGGAGCCTTATATAAAGAGGTCACTAGCGTCGAAGAAGTGAAAGCACAACAAGAGAGTTACTATTACGACGAAGAAGCAAAGACCCTTTATACAACAATCCCCGCTGACGAACAACATCACGTAACCATGTTCGTTGATGGGAAAGAGAACTTGAAAAAACGCATCCAAAAGAAGATTGAGAAGTTTGAACAACTGAAAGACCAGAACTCAACTTCCCTCTCTAGTTGGAATCAAGAAACAAGCTTCTCGTTCGCTCAGCACGTTAGACAGAAAGTTAAAGAGCGATTCCGCTCAGTTGGTGTGCGTGACGAGCACGACTTGGCACGCGATATTGAAGAACTCATGGAAGATTAG
- a CDS encoding SDR family NAD(P)-dependent oxidoreductase has product MKPTVLITGASSGLGYEFAKLFGLNGYDLVVVARNEQKLEELKASLPHVTVTVLPKDLSLPHAAEEIYRTLVDKDIEIHYLVNNAGFGLNGEFEKLSLRQQQEMIQVNITALTDLTYWFLPDMKKHANNGLDTGILNVASTAAFLPGPHMAVYYASKAYVLSFSEGLNGELGRTNVHVSTLCPGPTSTNFFTAAKADNMKIAESSAMTAQKVAKIGFEGFQKKQSVIIPGASNKASAYAAKFIPRKLAATFAKKFNGA; this is encoded by the coding sequence ATGAAACCAACTGTTCTAATTACAGGTGCATCTAGCGGACTCGGCTACGAATTTGCTAAGCTATTTGGGTTAAACGGCTACGATCTTGTCGTAGTGGCTCGTAACGAACAGAAACTAGAAGAACTAAAGGCATCCCTTCCGCATGTGACGGTAACGGTCTTACCGAAAGACTTATCTCTTCCCCATGCGGCAGAAGAGATTTACCGCACGCTTGTCGACAAAGACATCGAGATTCATTACCTTGTGAATAATGCTGGCTTTGGCTTGAATGGAGAGTTTGAGAAGCTTTCCCTTAGACAGCAGCAAGAGATGATCCAGGTCAATATCACAGCACTAACCGATTTGACCTATTGGTTCTTGCCTGACATGAAGAAACACGCCAACAATGGCCTTGATACAGGAATCTTAAATGTGGCAAGCACAGCCGCATTCCTACCTGGTCCACATATGGCTGTCTACTATGCGTCTAAGGCGTACGTATTGTCCTTCTCAGAAGGATTAAATGGTGAACTAGGTCGTACAAATGTGCATGTCTCAACGCTATGCCCAGGCCCTACGTCGACAAACTTCTTTACGGCTGCCAAGGCAGACAATATGAAGATTGCCGAAAGCAGTGCCATGACTGCACAGAAAGTAGCTAAGATTGGCTTTGAAGGATTCCAGAAGAAGCAATCCGTTATCATTCCTGGCGCATCTAATAAAGCGAGCGCTTATGCAGCGAAGTTCATTCCACGAAAGCTAGCGGCCACGTTCGCTAAGAAATTCAACGGTGCCTAA
- a CDS encoding ABC transporter ATP-binding protein, with amino-acid sequence MPHSSTPLLEVKDLSTSFFTDEGRVPAVDHVNFTIHEGEILGVVGESGCGKSVTSLSIMGLIPSPPGKIENGEILFQGKDLVKTKEKDMRSLRGNDIAMIFQEPMTSLNPLFTIGNQLVEAIKTHNKWSTKKAKERAIEMLQLVGLPRAKELLNEYPHQLSGGMRQRVMIAMAMICDPKLLIADEPTTALDVTIQKQILKLMKSLNDKLKTSIMLVTHDLGVVAEVCDRLIVMYAGKVVEQGTVETIFANPQHPYTQGLLASVPDIRNKQDRLYSIPGQVPKPGSIEVGCRFAPRCQHAFDACTASTPPLYVTEEEHHVRCFLYEKEGEPLDDRVTTKS; translated from the coding sequence ATGCCACATTCATCGACTCCGCTTCTGGAGGTCAAAGATTTATCCACCTCGTTTTTCACAGACGAAGGTCGAGTTCCTGCTGTGGACCATGTTAATTTCACGATTCATGAAGGTGAAATTCTTGGCGTGGTCGGCGAGTCCGGGTGCGGGAAGAGCGTAACCTCCCTATCCATCATGGGTCTCATCCCTTCTCCACCAGGAAAAATCGAAAACGGTGAAATTCTATTTCAAGGCAAAGATTTAGTAAAGACAAAGGAAAAAGATATGCGTTCCCTTCGCGGGAATGATATCGCTATGATCTTCCAAGAACCAATGACCTCTTTGAATCCTCTCTTCACCATTGGAAATCAGCTTGTAGAAGCCATTAAGACACATAACAAATGGAGCACGAAGAAAGCGAAAGAGCGCGCCATTGAAATGCTACAGCTCGTCGGACTACCTCGCGCGAAAGAGTTATTAAATGAATACCCTCACCAACTATCAGGCGGAATGCGTCAGCGTGTCATGATTGCCATGGCTATGATTTGCGACCCAAAGCTACTCATTGCTGATGAGCCAACAACTGCCTTAGATGTCACCATCCAGAAGCAAATCCTTAAATTGATGAAATCACTGAACGACAAATTGAAAACATCCATTATGCTCGTCACCCATGACCTTGGAGTTGTCGCCGAAGTGTGCGATCGCTTGATTGTCATGTATGCCGGCAAAGTTGTGGAACAAGGAACGGTTGAGACGATATTCGCCAACCCACAACACCCATACACACAAGGTCTGCTCGCCTCAGTTCCTGACATTCGGAATAAGCAGGACCGTCTGTACTCAATTCCAGGTCAAGTACCTAAGCCTGGTTCTATAGAAGTTGGCTGTCGTTTTGCTCCTCGTTGCCAACATGCATTTGATGCATGTACAGCGAGCACCCCGCCCCTATACGTTACAGAAGAAGAGCACCACGTCCGCTGCTTCTTGTATGAGAAAGAAGGTGAACCGCTCGATGACCGAGTCACTACTAAGAGTTAA
- a CDS encoding ABC transporter ATP-binding protein, with protein MTESLLRVNGLKKYFPITGGVLNRKKGDVKAVDDVSFTVYKGETLGLVGESGCGKSTTGRVLLQLLQATEGEILFEDQDVTKLSSKELKQLRKEMQLVFQDPYASLNPRHTVEKILEEPLKVHGIKDKKERKQRVHDMLETVGLSSYHAKRYPHQFSGGQRQRIGIARALMTHPKLIIADEPVSALDVSIQAQVLNLLKDLQKDFHLTYLFIAHDLGVVRHISDRVGVMYLGRLVELTESETLYARPLHPYTQSLLASVPIPDPTYLSEEAEELTGEMPSPANPPSGCAFHTRCHACMDICKTERPVFREVEQGHYVACHLYNDQQALDEINS; from the coding sequence ATGACCGAGTCACTACTAAGAGTTAATGGACTAAAGAAGTACTTTCCGATTACAGGTGGCGTATTAAATCGAAAGAAGGGCGATGTGAAAGCGGTCGACGACGTTTCGTTCACTGTCTATAAGGGCGAAACGCTTGGACTTGTTGGGGAAAGCGGATGTGGGAAATCAACCACAGGACGCGTCCTCCTTCAGCTCCTCCAAGCAACAGAAGGGGAAATCCTGTTCGAAGACCAAGATGTGACGAAGCTTTCTTCTAAAGAGTTAAAGCAGCTCCGTAAAGAAATGCAGCTTGTCTTTCAAGACCCATACGCCTCCCTCAATCCACGTCATACAGTTGAGAAGATTCTTGAAGAGCCGTTAAAAGTCCACGGCATAAAGGATAAAAAAGAACGAAAGCAGCGTGTGCACGATATGCTTGAAACGGTTGGCTTAAGTTCTTATCACGCCAAGCGGTATCCCCACCAGTTCAGCGGTGGACAGCGTCAACGAATTGGCATCGCCAGAGCCTTAATGACTCATCCAAAGCTCATCATTGCGGATGAACCCGTTTCAGCTCTTGATGTATCCATACAAGCACAAGTACTTAACTTGTTGAAAGACCTGCAGAAAGATTTTCACCTAACGTACTTATTTATTGCTCATGACCTAGGGGTTGTTAGACATATCAGTGACCGAGTAGGCGTAATGTATTTGGGGAGGCTTGTAGAGCTTACTGAAAGTGAAACACTCTATGCTCGCCCGCTCCACCCTTACACACAATCACTGCTTGCTTCAGTTCCAATCCCTGACCCTACTTATCTAAGTGAAGAAGCAGAAGAGCTTACCGGAGAGATGCCATCACCAGCTAACCCACCATCCGGATGTGCCTTCCACACGAGATGCCATGCTTGCATGGATATTTGCAAAACCGAACGACCAGTCTTTCGGGAAGTTGAACAAGGTCATTACGTCGCTTGCCATCTCTATAACGATCAGCAGGCGCTTGATGAAATAAATTCTTAG
- a CDS encoding ABC transporter substrate-binding protein, with protein sequence MKKRSWLFALVSILMLSIFLVACNNGDEDEASNEADDTEETNTEETTDTEEASSGESQDTLVYARGGDSTSLDPITTTEGEAFRVTENIFETLVNYEEDSTELTQGLANDWQISEDGLTYTFTLEEGVKFHDGTDFNAEAVVFNFERWMNGNDEQFPYYTMFGGFKGDEGHVIESVTAVDETTVEFKLKRPQAPFIKNLAMSPFGIASPTAVEESGDSFKENPVGTGPFKFVEWKREEKITLEKNEEYWKEGVPKLNRVIYTVIPENSARLNALKTGEVDLIDGVNPSDVEGIKGDDSLQILERPSMNVGYLGFTMNRDTPLADQKVRQALSHAVPKDQLIEAFYAGLAEPASTVIPPSIEGYNDELNGYEYDIEKAKSLLEEAGYADGFEFELWYMPIARPYIPEGQKIAEVLQQSFAEVGVTANLQTADWSTYLEKARAGDFDAFLLGWTGDNGDPDNFIYTLLDKDSIGSNNYTYYSNDELHDVLIEAQTITDQEQRNELYKQAQEIIQDDAPWVPLVHSTPVVAAKANLSGYVPHPTGSEPVTNVEFK encoded by the coding sequence ATGAAGAAACGTTCATGGCTATTTGCACTTGTCAGTATCCTGATGTTATCCATTTTCCTAGTCGCATGTAACAACGGCGACGAAGACGAAGCATCAAATGAAGCCGATGACACAGAAGAAACCAACACGGAAGAAACGACAGACACAGAAGAAGCTTCAAGCGGCGAAAGCCAAGACACACTAGTCTACGCACGAGGCGGGGACTCTACTTCTCTTGACCCTATTACAACAACTGAAGGAGAAGCATTCCGTGTTACGGAGAATATCTTTGAAACGCTTGTAAACTATGAAGAAGATAGCACTGAGCTTACACAAGGCCTCGCCAACGATTGGCAGATTTCAGAAGATGGCCTTACGTACACGTTCACATTAGAGGAAGGCGTGAAATTCCATGACGGTACAGATTTCAACGCTGAAGCGGTTGTATTTAACTTCGAGCGTTGGATGAATGGAAATGACGAACAATTCCCTTACTACACGATGTTTGGTGGATTCAAGGGCGATGAAGGCCATGTCATCGAATCCGTTACGGCAGTTGACGAAACAACCGTTGAATTTAAACTAAAACGTCCACAAGCGCCATTCATTAAGAACTTAGCGATGTCTCCATTCGGTATCGCTAGTCCAACCGCTGTTGAAGAGTCTGGTGATTCATTTAAAGAAAATCCGGTTGGAACAGGTCCATTTAAGTTCGTCGAATGGAAACGTGAAGAGAAAATTACACTTGAGAAGAACGAAGAGTACTGGAAAGAAGGAGTACCAAAGCTTAACAGAGTCATCTACACCGTTATCCCAGAAAACTCCGCTCGTCTAAACGCGTTGAAGACAGGTGAAGTTGACCTAATCGATGGCGTGAACCCTTCTGATGTAGAAGGCATCAAGGGCGATGACAGCCTACAAATTCTAGAGCGTCCATCCATGAACGTTGGGTACTTAGGATTCACAATGAACCGCGACACACCACTTGCCGATCAGAAAGTACGTCAGGCACTAAGCCACGCCGTACCTAAAGACCAGCTTATTGAAGCCTTCTATGCAGGTCTTGCTGAGCCAGCATCAACGGTTATCCCTCCTAGCATTGAAGGGTATAACGACGAATTAAATGGCTATGAGTATGACATTGAGAAAGCGAAGTCTCTTCTTGAAGAAGCTGGATATGCAGATGGATTCGAATTTGAACTATGGTATATGCCAATTGCACGCCCTTACATCCCTGAAGGCCAGAAGATTGCTGAAGTTCTTCAACAATCCTTCGCTGAAGTGGGTGTGACAGCTAACCTTCAAACGGCTGACTGGTCCACTTATCTTGAGAAAGCACGTGCCGGTGATTTCGATGCATTCCTTCTTGGCTGGACTGGAGACAACGGAGATCCAGACAACTTTATCTACACGCTTCTTGATAAAGATAGCATCGGAAGTAACAACTACACGTACTACTCCAATGACGAGCTTCACGACGTTCTAATTGAAGCCCAGACCATTACGGACCAAGAGCAACGTAACGAACTTTATAAACAAGCACAAGAAATCATTCAAGATGACGCACCTTGGGTTCCACTTGTACACTCAACTCCTGTCGTTGCTGCTAAAGCAAATCTATCAGGCTATGTTCCACATCCAACTGGTTCTGAGCCTGTCACAAACGTCGAGTTTAAGTAA
- a CDS encoding ABC transporter permease: MAAYTIRRLLLLIPVLFGMSLLVFSIIYLIPGNPAQVVLGQRATAEAIAEVEKQLGLDQPWYIQYFDYVGGLLTGDLGTSIKTKTAIANEIWPYLAATIELTLIAMVIAIVVGVNAGIISAWFQNSWFDYVAMVFALIGVSMPIFWLGLMEQYIFSVELQWLPSTGRVDASTVVDSVTGLYLIDTMIHGEWEQFVNVIRHLILPGIALATIPMAIIARITRSSMLEVMKSDFIRTARAKGLNSFFVVYKHSLKNAVIPVLTVIGLQAGLLLGGAILTETIFGWPGIGRYIYDAISFRDYPVIQSGILVVATIFVVINLVVDLLYAAVDPRIKYD, translated from the coding sequence ATGGCAGCTTATACAATCCGCCGTCTGTTGTTATTAATCCCCGTACTATTCGGAATGAGTTTGTTGGTCTTTTCTATTATTTATCTAATCCCCGGCAACCCTGCACAAGTCGTTCTTGGTCAACGCGCGACTGCTGAAGCGATTGCTGAGGTTGAGAAACAGCTAGGCCTTGACCAGCCTTGGTATATCCAATACTTCGATTATGTGGGTGGCCTGCTGACAGGTGATTTAGGTACTTCTATTAAGACGAAGACAGCTATCGCAAATGAAATTTGGCCCTACCTAGCGGCTACGATTGAACTCACGTTAATTGCCATGGTTATTGCCATCGTTGTAGGCGTAAATGCCGGCATTATTAGTGCTTGGTTCCAGAATTCCTGGTTTGATTACGTTGCTATGGTATTCGCCCTCATTGGGGTTTCCATGCCAATCTTCTGGCTTGGGTTGATGGAACAATATATCTTCTCTGTTGAATTACAATGGCTACCGTCTACAGGACGGGTCGATGCTTCAACTGTTGTAGATTCAGTAACAGGCTTATACTTAATTGACACCATGATTCATGGAGAATGGGAGCAGTTTGTAAATGTCATTCGACACCTGATTCTCCCAGGAATTGCACTCGCAACCATTCCAATGGCCATCATCGCCCGGATTACGCGCTCGAGCATGCTCGAGGTCATGAAGTCCGATTTCATCCGCACCGCTCGTGCGAAAGGATTGAACAGCTTCTTCGTAGTGTACAAGCACTCATTGAAAAATGCTGTCATCCCGGTTCTCACCGTCATTGGATTACAAGCAGGACTGTTACTTGGTGGTGCCATCCTAACAGAAACCATCTTCGGCTGGCCTGGCATTGGTCGCTACATATACGACGCCATTTCTTTCCGGGATTATCCGGTCATTCAGTCTGGCATCCTTGTCGTA